In Methanobacterium sp., one genomic interval encodes:
- a CDS encoding lipocalin-like domain-containing protein gives MSKDALNDLDELEKQNIALALWMKEFKAKKIPKGVRTRILSKKNSPDAFGERMHHRIQDLLDNPDSFTPSYRKRYEKLLEQCDSLTSIQAYALNHLLGVDSSRGYQNIPDESNIEFPRDFAPQLGYQVGWHFFVGNCRDTRRREYGILVSFYRYSLLPPEMAHSFGLTDWDNQIFEMQLAVARAGEEHLQARPFAIAGTTGLLKFSNNPFHYEAGNNRITSLGEDGLFPLRVQAWGVNQGSEEDVEMEVDLGFSSNKDFLLQGNQGCLPCCCDIGTLYYSATNLRLEPGSLLKLDGEEITFTQGKFWFDHQWGNALEPLGNSRCQVVRAASMLTKPSQSRGWDWFMAQFSGDREMTMYAPHTDKNLRYYEQSGEEPPGIMTVPVKGQFIDSEHNVVGMKGTLKVDKWVKSVKSSDPENYLVTNTWYPDRWNFKFQDMVPEDIREFTMTPIVKGGQTGYNASGAQYSEGGVHIRNPEGRFLGKGFAESVYYADALKNMFHLAGLQDTPEMRKLMEPPGPSSLLKLKSILYMAWPPHQRKLKKKLEKCLEQGLPVDFIE, from the coding sequence ATGTCAAAAGACGCACTCAATGATTTAGATGAGTTAGAAAAACAAAACATAGCCCTGGCCCTATGGATGAAAGAATTCAAGGCCAAAAAAATCCCAAAAGGTGTGAGGACAAGAATTTTGAGTAAAAAAAACAGTCCAGATGCCTTTGGGGAGCGGATGCATCATCGTATTCAGGATTTGCTGGATAACCCGGACTCATTCACCCCTAGCTACAGGAAACGGTATGAAAAGCTATTGGAACAATGTGATTCGTTAACATCCATCCAGGCATATGCCCTGAACCATTTACTAGGAGTGGACAGCAGCAGAGGATATCAAAATATTCCTGATGAATCTAATATTGAGTTTCCCAGGGATTTCGCCCCGCAACTAGGATATCAGGTGGGCTGGCACTTCTTTGTGGGTAACTGCCGCGACACCCGGAGACGTGAATACGGAATACTGGTATCGTTCTATCGGTATTCCTTATTACCTCCAGAGATGGCCCACAGTTTTGGGTTGACAGATTGGGATAACCAGATATTTGAAATGCAACTTGCAGTAGCCAGGGCAGGAGAAGAGCACCTTCAGGCACGCCCATTTGCCATTGCAGGGACCACTGGATTGTTGAAATTCTCCAACAACCCTTTCCATTATGAGGCTGGAAATAACCGGATAACATCTTTAGGGGAAGATGGGCTTTTCCCTCTCCGGGTGCAGGCCTGGGGGGTGAATCAGGGTAGTGAAGAGGATGTGGAGATGGAAGTGGACCTAGGATTCTCATCCAACAAAGATTTCCTCCTCCAGGGGAACCAGGGATGTCTACCCTGCTGCTGTGATATTGGAACACTCTACTACTCTGCCACTAACCTCCGTCTTGAACCGGGCAGTCTTTTGAAGCTGGATGGGGAGGAAATAACCTTTACTCAGGGTAAGTTTTGGTTTGACCACCAGTGGGGTAACGCCCTGGAACCACTGGGAAACAGCCGGTGCCAGGTGGTTCGTGCAGCAAGTATGCTTACCAAACCCTCCCAGTCCAGGGGGTGGGATTGGTTCATGGCCCAGTTTTCAGGTGACCGGGAGATGACCATGTACGCACCCCACACTGATAAAAATTTAAGGTACTATGAACAGTCTGGGGAAGAACCACCAGGGATCATGACTGTGCCGGTTAAAGGGCAATTTATTGATTCAGAACATAATGTAGTGGGCATGAAAGGGACTTTAAAAGTCGATAAATGGGTTAAAAGTGTTAAATCCTCCGACCCTGAAAATTACTTGGTAACCAACACCTGGTACCCTGACCGATGGAATTTCAAGTTCCAGGACATGGTACCTGAGGATATAAGGGAGTTCACCATGACACCCATAGTTAAAGGTGGTCAGACTGGTTACAATGCCAGTGGAGCCCAGTACTCTGAAGGGGGAGTTCATATCAGAAACCCAGAAGGCCGTTTTCTGGGCAAAGGATTCGCCGAATCAGTGTACTATGCTGATGCACTTAAAAACATGTTCCATCTGGCAGGATTGCAAGATACACCGGAAATGCGGAAACTAATGGAACCACCCGGACCGTCTTCACTTTTAAAGTTGAAAAGTATCCTTTACATGGCCTGGCCCCCCCACCAGCGGAAACTTAAGAAAAAACTGGAAAAATGCCTGGAACAGGGGTTGCCCGTAGATTTCATTGAATAA
- a CDS encoding DNA glycosylase, producing the protein MKTELNFAFEKFNGPFNLDLTINSGQTSQPPWKKGNFYFQELIKVDNIPCLVKIRHNDTDPESEVEIIAESPEKISKKSIESSVREIFDLNHDLNQLYDFLGEDPKLAPTIDFCQGLRLFKAHNHFECIISSISSANCSILRWTRSVNDVKGKWGDGYQFSSGDFYSFPSPRVLGEVPEHDLEEMQRCEDELPEDFIFENNLQACGVGYRAKYIINASRMVQSEIDIQKVARMKYEKAFETIIELPGVGPKVADCILLYGFGMGEAFPVDVWIKRIIEHLYFPGEEIKPQKVREFGMERYGDWAGYVQLYLFHYARKSGLLESLRKVK; encoded by the coding sequence ATGAAGACTGAATTGAATTTCGCTTTTGAAAAATTTAATGGCCCTTTTAACCTTGACCTCACCATCAACAGTGGCCAGACCAGCCAGCCCCCTTGGAAAAAAGGTAATTTTTACTTTCAGGAATTGATAAAAGTGGATAATATTCCATGTCTGGTTAAGATTAGGCATAATGATACTGATCCAGAAAGTGAGGTGGAAATCATTGCTGAATCTCCTGAAAAAATATCCAAAAAGAGTATTGAAAGTTCAGTCAGGGAAATATTCGACCTCAACCATGATTTAAACCAATTATACGATTTTTTAGGTGAAGATCCTAAACTGGCACCCACCATAGATTTTTGCCAGGGACTCAGGCTTTTTAAGGCCCATAACCATTTTGAATGTATTATATCATCCATATCATCAGCTAACTGCTCAATACTACGCTGGACACGTTCCGTGAACGATGTTAAGGGGAAGTGGGGTGATGGATATCAGTTTAGTTCTGGAGATTTTTACTCATTTCCATCTCCTCGGGTGCTTGGTGAAGTTCCTGAACACGATTTAGAAGAGATGCAACGCTGTGAAGATGAGTTACCCGAAGATTTCATCTTTGAAAACAATCTTCAGGCTTGTGGGGTAGGTTACCGGGCCAAGTACATTATCAATGCATCTAGGATGGTCCAGTCTGAGATTGACATCCAGAAAGTGGCTAGGATGAAGTATGAAAAGGCTTTTGAAACCATTATTGAGCTCCCCGGTGTGGGGCCTAAGGTGGCGGACTGCATTCTACTCTACGGTTTCGGAATGGGAGAAGCTTTCCCGGTGGATGTATGGATTAAAAGGATCATTGAACATCTTTACTTCCCCGGTGAAGAAATTAAACCTCAGAAAGTCCGAGAATTCGGAATGGAACGTTACGGTGACTGGGCAGGTTACGTTCAACTGTACTTGTTCCATTACGCTCGTAAATCTGGACTTTTAGAGTCATTGCGTAAAGTGAAATAA
- a CDS encoding right-handed parallel beta-helix repeat-containing protein gives MSFTPISATQWEVGSGQTYNTIQSAIDNANTLDNDVINVHSGIYAEDVIVNKILTLQANTGDDVEIQPVNTGFTVVNDGTGDGGGSTIDGFNINNSPTGTGVNISAENCTVKNNQITGGTTGILALANNTLIKNNVITNVLNNSVQVGRTSIINDSGTPKKISVNPNNCKVENNQIRGGLTGIAVVGDNAMITGNEISQTQERGISLFGCNPIISGNKIRDMVGGGSKAGIQLATINFTGTTGLTITGNTLSNINSTNDTALGIDAFAMTMNDTLDSILILGNTISNLYGIGKATALSIVALALNGPISTIEVMENTINNVTSQGVNSTSTAISEVAMGFKDDNGTYNNTTMADKLIISKNKITSINSEDENGTSKGISFVQLCTANSSISENNVSNFRANMMAVGISSVDVDYTTFQSNITINNNTITDLTANNITSGIESINLGNSNIIHNNVFRLNSAKTKYLVDLSILQGNAIINGNNLEGTGTGEGIAVNGNHNTINYNRIVNFQHNIQNINFTELMEFSQSQTLPTDEQIREYILSKNGTYVNGTYINITEENVTAIINGYHKLIDGIDSIPSNTTAPYNWYGTNSDPGSDKFLKGNGTLDYSPWLVLNVNADPSTINVGQTSTITADVYRDSAGGDHSANASMYFSGPQVTFTTNLGNVGSKSVVALWASGAASAILRADEGAGLATVTAGDYQVVQTFVTILAASNTSPSAANAANTVGMQSTGIPVNGLILAILMVISGLILYKRD, from the coding sequence TTGAGTTTTACTCCCATATCAGCGACACAATGGGAAGTTGGTTCCGGACAGACATACAATACTATCCAATCAGCAATAGATAATGCGAACACCCTTGATAATGATGTTATCAATGTACACAGTGGAATTTACGCTGAAGACGTCATTGTGAACAAAATTTTAACCCTACAGGCCAATACTGGTGATGATGTAGAAATACAACCCGTGAATACTGGATTTACAGTGGTGAATGATGGAACCGGTGATGGTGGTGGAAGCACCATAGATGGTTTTAACATAAACAATTCTCCCACAGGTACTGGAGTAAATATCAGTGCAGAAAACTGTACCGTGAAAAATAACCAGATTACCGGCGGAACAACTGGAATTTTGGCATTAGCTAACAATACCCTTATAAAAAACAATGTTATTACCAACGTGCTAAACAACAGCGTTCAAGTCGGACGTACTTCAATAATAAATGACTCCGGCACTCCAAAAAAAATTAGTGTCAATCCAAATAACTGTAAAGTCGAAAATAACCAGATTAGGGGAGGATTAACCGGAATAGCAGTTGTAGGTGACAATGCCATGATTACTGGTAATGAAATATCCCAGACACAGGAACGTGGGATTTCTTTGTTTGGCTGTAACCCCATCATTTCTGGAAACAAAATAAGGGACATGGTGGGTGGTGGATCAAAAGCCGGAATTCAATTAGCCACCATAAACTTTACAGGTACCACCGGCCTTACCATTACCGGAAACACGTTATCTAACATTAACAGCACTAACGATACCGCTCTGGGGATTGATGCATTCGCCATGACCATGAATGATACACTGGATAGTATACTGATTTTGGGAAATACAATTTCAAACCTCTACGGTATAGGAAAGGCAACTGCCCTTTCAATAGTAGCTCTGGCATTAAACGGACCCATATCCACCATAGAAGTTATGGAAAACACCATTAACAATGTTACCAGTCAAGGGGTTAACAGCACCAGCACCGCTATTTCAGAAGTTGCAATGGGATTTAAAGATGATAATGGAACCTACAATAACACCACAATGGCCGACAAGTTGATTATCTCTAAAAATAAAATTACCAGCATTAACAGCGAAGATGAGAACGGTACCAGTAAAGGAATCTCTTTCGTACAATTATGCACAGCAAATTCATCTATTTCTGAAAATAACGTGTCTAACTTCAGAGCAAATATGATGGCTGTTGGAATTTCGTCTGTAGATGTAGATTACACTACTTTCCAATCAAATATAACAATAAATAACAATACAATTACTGATCTAACCGCCAACAACATTACATCAGGAATTGAATCCATTAATCTGGGAAATTCTAACATCATACATAACAACGTTTTCAGACTTAACAGTGCCAAAACTAAATATTTAGTTGATCTAAGCATTCTCCAAGGTAATGCCATAATTAACGGTAACAACCTTGAAGGAACAGGAACAGGAGAAGGTATTGCAGTCAATGGAAACCATAACACCATTAACTATAACCGCATTGTTAATTTCCAGCATAACATTCAAAACATTAATTTCACTGAATTAATGGAATTCAGTCAAAGCCAGACTCTTCCTACTGACGAACAAATCAGAGAATATATCCTTTCAAAAAACGGGACATACGTAAACGGGACGTACATAAACATAACTGAAGAAAACGTTACGGCAATAATAAATGGTTATCATAAACTCATTGATGGCATTGACAGCATACCAAGCAACACCACCGCTCCATATAACTGGTATGGAACCAACAGCGACCCTGGCAGCGATAAATTCCTAAAAGGTAATGGGACTCTAGATTATTCCCCATGGCTGGTTTTGAATGTTAATGCAGATCCATCCACTATCAATGTAGGCCAAACCTCCACTATAACTGCAGACGTCTATAGGGACTCGGCAGGTGGTGATCACAGTGCCAATGCATCGATGTACTTCAGTGGCCCTCAAGTAACGTTCACCACCAATCTGGGTAATGTGGGAAGTAAATCAGTGGTTGCTTTATGGGCCAGTGGTGCGGCTTCAGCAATTTTAAGAGCTGATGAAGGTGCTGGACTAGCCACAGTGACTGCCGGTGATTACCAAGTAGTTCAAACCTTTGTAACCATTTTAGCCGCGTCAAACACATCTCCCTCAGCAGCAAATGCAGCAAATACCGTGGGGATGCAGAGCACGGGAATACCTGTGAATGGATTAATTTTAGCCATTTTAATGGTTATAAGTGGATTAATCCTGTATAAACGGGATTAA
- a CDS encoding head GIN domain-containing protein has translation MGKMNSKSYIFVLVVFLCLVVAASGCTQQTGTGNQTPNVSGVTSVVLNGPGTLIIQQGDNESYRVEAADDLISKISTTVSGNSLSISNLNSVGNGAVKFYITLKNLNVLSANGGGNSEVTGLNTDKLTVTLDNGKMTLTGKAENLIATINGGGNIDAKDLQSQTATVTINGDGKANVNVVSTLNAVVNGGGSITYTGNPQVTQQVNGQGSVKSG, from the coding sequence ATGGGAAAAATGAATAGCAAATCTTATATTTTTGTTTTAGTTGTATTTTTGTGTTTAGTAGTTGCTGCATCAGGATGTACTCAGCAAACTGGAACTGGAAACCAAACCCCTAATGTCAGTGGAGTTACTAGTGTTGTTTTAAATGGTCCTGGTACTTTGATTATCCAGCAAGGAGACAATGAATCATATAGAGTGGAAGCAGCAGATGACCTTATATCTAAAATTTCCACCACCGTGTCTGGAAACTCTTTATCCATTAGCAACCTGAATAGTGTAGGTAACGGGGCTGTAAAATTTTATATCACCCTTAAAAATTTAAATGTCCTCAGTGCCAATGGTGGTGGTAATTCTGAGGTGACTGGTCTGAACACTGATAAACTCACAGTTACCCTTGACAATGGGAAGATGACTCTGACTGGTAAAGCTGAAAATCTTATCGCCACTATTAACGGAGGGGGAAACATTGATGCCAAAGACTTGCAGAGCCAAACTGCCACCGTGACAATTAATGGAGATGGTAAAGCCAACGTTAATGTGGTTAGCACTCTGAATGCAGTGGTAAACGGAGGAGGTTCAATAACCTACACCGGCAACCCTCAAGTAACCCAGCAAGTGAATGGTCAGGGTTCAGTTAAAAGCGGTTAG
- a CDS encoding GAF domain-containing protein: MIEDDYRVSDEDLNVSRTKILDMLSDSTLKEISDVVLGEIKGLLKSESCYVAFVDPENGDSVGISFSHLTKECEMYEEMGEARFKVLKDGSYGGLLGYSLDTGESLYVHDVTSHPAAHGLPPGHEPVNQFLSVPVKFDDEILGQIVAGNPEKDYDNHDLEICEKIAEAYGVVLKKLLY, encoded by the coding sequence ATGATTGAAGATGATTACAGGGTTAGTGATGAGGATCTGAATGTTTCTAGAACGAAAATTCTGGATATGTTGTCTGATTCTACCCTTAAGGAAATTTCAGATGTGGTTTTGGGAGAAATTAAAGGGCTTCTTAAAAGTGAAAGCTGTTATGTGGCCTTTGTAGACCCTGAAAATGGAGACAGTGTGGGGATATCTTTCTCTCATCTGACTAAAGAATGCGAGATGTATGAGGAGATGGGTGAAGCCCGGTTCAAGGTCCTGAAAGATGGGAGTTACGGTGGACTTCTGGGTTACTCCCTGGACACCGGTGAATCATTATATGTCCATGATGTGACCAGTCATCCTGCTGCCCATGGTCTGCCCCCAGGTCATGAACCTGTGAATCAGTTCTTATCAGTTCCAGTGAAATTTGATGATGAGATCCTGGGCCAGATTGTGGCTGGAAATCCAGAAAAAGACTATGATAACCATGATCTGGAAATCTGTGAAAAAATAGCGGAAGCTTATGGAGTAGTATTAAAAAAACTGCTTTATTAA
- a CDS encoding right-handed parallel beta-helix repeat-containing protein — translation MKESKSLDHKIMVPLTILILIFVFIILIGAVSADQSIIYVSTQGDDSHDGQNPTWNGTSGPKLTIKNATNTVSENGVVNIANGDYMGSDNREIIIEKNMSIVGQSKENTVIDAENLGQIFLIQPSLTVFIEKLTLINGNTCGANDGGALRNCGSVTVIDCNFTGNTGNFGGAVYNEGNMTLINSNFISNQAYFDGGVIYNNNEGTVTGCSFQDNTADGLGGAIDNEGSLDVAESTFINNSVGDSSYGGAIFNSINLVLSKCIFTDNTASGWGGAIDNEGNVTVTDSNFQKNNAPSGGAIYNKNPGTIKIINSDFSDNTAIRGPGGAIVNGYTCILQKSTFTNNKASDYGGAIYTADTCTLNNCDFTANTAYFMGGAIYNVNNCTMEDCDFTANTVNFTGGAISNSGECSVKSSTFTGNRAGNGGAIYNDFDSICSVKNCDFVSNQGSLGGAIFNQGNLIAIINTFTSNKASQGSVFYTNSKNTEIHFNCIANNIGIDVYSYGSGAYAENNWWGTNFQGTNPIAIGRVTANVIADPWLILEFTVNPIIIMQGQISTLLANVNRNSNGMLVGDASNHVPDGTPITFTTTLGNVGSKLVTIGTMNGIATATLRGDEAAGEALLSVFLDSQTLTRTVTIKARPGLGSAVNAANTVGMQSTGIPINGLILAILMVISGLVLPKRR, via the coding sequence GTGAAAGAATCAAAAAGTTTAGATCATAAGATAATGGTTCCATTAACCATTTTGATTTTGATTTTTGTCTTTATCATCCTTATTGGGGCGGTATCAGCTGATCAAAGCATTATCTATGTTAGCACTCAGGGAGACGATTCCCATGATGGTCAAAACCCGACCTGGAACGGTACCAGTGGACCCAAATTAACCATTAAAAACGCAACAAACACGGTATCTGAAAATGGTGTCGTGAATATCGCCAATGGTGATTATATGGGGTCCGATAACCGGGAGATAATTATTGAAAAAAACATGAGTATTGTTGGTCAGAGTAAAGAAAACACAGTAATAGATGCGGAAAATTTGGGGCAAATATTCTTAATTCAACCCAGTTTAACTGTTTTTATTGAAAAATTAACTCTCATTAATGGTAATACTTGTGGAGCGAATGATGGAGGTGCCCTTAGAAATTGTGGCTCAGTTACTGTAATTGACTGTAATTTCACTGGTAATACCGGAAACTTTGGAGGAGCAGTCTACAATGAAGGCAATATGACATTAATTAACTCTAATTTCATCAGTAATCAAGCATACTTTGATGGAGGGGTCATCTACAATAATAACGAAGGCACTGTTACGGGCTGTTCTTTCCAGGATAATACTGCTGATGGATTGGGTGGGGCAATAGATAATGAAGGCTCCCTGGATGTAGCAGAAAGTACATTCATCAATAACTCAGTAGGAGATAGTTCATACGGTGGGGCCATCTTCAATAGCATTAACTTGGTCCTGTCTAAATGCATATTCACTGATAATACTGCTAGTGGATGGGGTGGAGCTATTGATAATGAAGGTAATGTTACTGTTACAGACTCTAATTTCCAAAAAAACAATGCACCTTCTGGTGGCGCTATCTACAATAAGAACCCCGGAACCATTAAAATCATAAATTCTGATTTCAGTGATAACACAGCAATTAGAGGTCCTGGTGGTGCTATAGTAAATGGATATACTTGTATTCTCCAAAAAAGTACTTTTACTAATAATAAGGCCTCTGATTACGGTGGAGCTATCTACACTGCAGATACATGTACCCTGAATAACTGTGATTTCACCGCTAACACTGCATATTTTATGGGCGGTGCTATCTACAATGTAAACAACTGTACCATGGAAGACTGTGATTTCACCGCTAACACTGTAAATTTTACGGGTGGTGCTATTTCTAACAGCGGTGAATGCTCAGTGAAAAGCTCTACCTTCACTGGTAACAGGGCAGGTAATGGTGGTGCAATTTACAATGACTTTGACAGTATCTGTTCCGTGAAAAACTGCGATTTCGTCAGTAATCAAGGAAGTTTAGGTGGGGCTATCTTTAATCAGGGTAACCTCATCGCCATAATTAATACTTTCACCAGTAACAAAGCCTCACAGGGTAGTGTTTTTTACACCAACAGCAAAAACACGGAAATTCACTTCAACTGTATTGCCAATAACATAGGAATCGATGTTTACAGCTATGGATCCGGTGCATATGCCGAAAATAACTGGTGGGGAACCAACTTCCAGGGAACGAATCCCATAGCCATTGGAAGAGTGACTGCCAACGTTATCGCTGATCCCTGGTTAATCCTGGAATTTACTGTCAACCCCATTATCATCATGCAGGGACAGATCTCCACCCTGTTAGCCAACGTTAACCGTAACAGTAATGGAATGCTGGTTGGTGATGCCAGTAACCACGTTCCTGATGGTACCCCCATAACCTTCACCACCACACTAGGTAATGTGGGCAGTAAACTCGTAACAATTGGCACCATGAATGGAATAGCCACAGCTACGTTGCGCGGTGATGAAGCCGCAGGGGAAGCGTTGCTATCCGTGTTCCTTGATAGTCAGACCCTGACCAGAACTGTCACGATCAAAGCCCGTCCTGGCCTTGGATCAGCAGTAAATGCCGCAAATACCGTGGGGATGCAGAGCACCGGAATACCTATAAATGGATTAATTTTAGCCATTTTAATGGTTATAAGTGGATTGGTACTGCCAAAAAGGAGATAA